ACAGCTTCGTCGTTGCAGCCGTGCGGAACCAGGAACTGGATGTCGCTGGTGCCGTTGGCGACGCCGAAGGTGGTCTGTCCGCTGGCGGAAAGGGGCAGGGTGTTGTTGAAAATACCCACGTGGGCCATGGCGCTGCCGGCGCCCAGCAGGCCGGTTACGAGTACTGCATATGCCGATTTTTTCATTACCGATTCTCCCATTAAATATAGGTATAAACAGCCGCCGCGCCTCGGTCCGGCGCCAGCCGCACAAGGACGGATCTACATCGCCGAAAGAATGTATTCGATCTTCCACGCGATGAACATGCGGCAAAATGCCGCACCCTCACCATCGATGAGTGAGGCTACAATTGGCGGTCTGTGTGAATGCAAACGAAGCCGCAGCAATTCATCGGGTTGCCGCACCGGCGAGGCCATATACAGTGATCACGATCCGCAGATGCGACGCCAGGCGTGCGCTGAACTCCGCGCTGTGCGCCGCCATGCTCGCACTGGGCGCCAGCCCGTTCATTTACGCAGACGAGATACGGCCCGTCCCGCCGTGCAATCTGAAACAGATGGACTCCGACGAGTCCTTCAATCTGCACCGGTATCACGGCAAGGTCGTGTACGTCGATTTCTGGGCCTCGTGGTGCGGTCCCTGCGTGAAGTCATTTCCATTTCTGAACACGCTCGATCGCGACCTCAAGGGACAGGGGCTGGAAGTGCTGGGCATCAACCTGGATGAGAACCTGGAGGATGCGTCCGCCTTTCTCGCCAGGCACCCGGCCGGATTCAGCATCGCCATCGATCCCGACAAGAGCTGTCCCAGGGACTTCGGCGTGCAGGGCATGCCGACATCGTATCTCGTCGATCGCCAGGGGAGGATCCGGTTCGTGCATCTCGGATTCCGGCCGGGAGAGGCCGGCCAGCTCAGATCGAAGATCGAGCAATTACTGAATGAACCAGCCACGGAACTTTGAAGGCAGGCTGATCGATCTGTCATTCCGGGCCAAGCGCAGCGAAGTCCCGGAATCCCGCTTGCGCGGGAGTGACATCAAGGCAATCCGAGATTTCTGAATATACCCAGGCGGGAAAATGAGCAGACAGACGATGATCCGGTATTCGCTATCGACGCTCGCTTTCGTGCTGATGCTGTCGGGCTGTGCCTCCGTCGAGCCCTGGGAACGGGGCACCCTGGCCAGGCCGCAGATGGCATCGGACCCGCATCCGCTGC
Above is a genomic segment from Gammaproteobacteria bacterium containing:
- a CDS encoding TlpA family protein disulfide reductase, giving the protein MLALGASPFIYADEIRPVPPCNLKQMDSDESFNLHRYHGKVVYVDFWASWCGPCVKSFPFLNTLDRDLKGQGLEVLGINLDENLEDASAFLARHPAGFSIAIDPDKSCPRDFGVQGMPTSYLVDRQGRIRFVHLGFRPGEAGQLRSKIEQLLNEPATEL
- a CDS encoding DUF4266 domain-containing protein; this translates as MSRQTMIRYSLSTLAFVLMLSGCASVEPWERGTLARPQMASDPHPLQSSLSTHVYNSREAASGGNSAGGGGCGCY